One genomic window of Glycine max cultivar Williams 82 chromosome 16, Glycine_max_v4.0, whole genome shotgun sequence includes the following:
- the LOC102661712 gene encoding spastin translates to MIAKAIANEAGASFINVSMSTITSKWFGEDEKNVRALFTLAAKVAPTIIFVDEVDSMLGQRTRVGEHEAMRKIKNKFMTHWDGLLTGPNEQILVLAATNRLFDLDEAIIRRFERRILGCLPSVENREMILKTLLAKEKHENLDFKELATMTEGYTGSDLKNLCITVAYRPVREIIKQERMKDMEKKKREAEGQSSEDASNNKDKEEQESGREAASFASEGSIMNELKHWNDLYGERGSRKKQQLTYFL, encoded by the exons ATGATAGCAAAGGCAATTGCAAATGAAGCTGGTGCAAGTTTCATTAATGTCTCAATGTCAACCATCACATCAAAATGGTTTGGAGAGGATGAAAAGAATGTCCGAGCTCTGTTCACACTGGCAGCTAAGGTTGCCCCAACAATTATCTTTGTTGATGAGGTTGACAGCATGCTTGGACAGAGGACTAGAGTAGGAGAGCATGAGGCTATGaggaagattaaaaataaattcatgacACACTGGGATGGGCTATTAACAGGACCTAATGAGCAAATTTTGGTTCTTGCTGCAACCAACAGGCTATTTGACCTTGATGAAGCTATCATAAGACGGTTTGAGAGAAG GATCTTGGGTTGTCTTCCATCTGTTGAGAACAGGGAAATGATCTTGAAGACTCTTTTGGctaaagaaaaacatgaaaacttAGACTTCAAAGAGCTGGCAACCATGACAGAAGGATATACTGGAAGTGATCTTAAG AACTTGTGCATCACTGTGGCTTATCGACCTGTTAGAGAGATAATAAAGCAGGAAAGAATGAAGGACATG gaaaagaagaaaagagaagcaGAAGGCCAAAGCTCTGAAGATGCTTCAAACAATAAAGATAAGGAAGAACAAGAGTCAGGTAGg GAGGCTGCAAGTTTTGCATCAGAAGGATCTATAATGAATGAGTTGAAGCACTGGAATGATTTGTATGGTGAAAGAGGTTCGAGGAAGAAACAACAGCTCACTTACTTCCTTTAG
- the LOC100790492 gene encoding LOW QUALITY PROTEIN: receptor-like protein EIX2 (The sequence of the model RefSeq protein was modified relative to this genomic sequence to represent the inferred CDS: deleted 1 base in 1 codon), with protein sequence MPTINPVGLKFMQAIITFMMMMLQVVCAEEEIMCIEREREALLQFKDALVDDYGMLSSWTTSDCCQWQGIRCTNLTAHVLMLDLHGDFNDVQQRYMRGEIHKSLMELQQLNYLNLNSNDFQGRGIPEFLGSLTNLRYLDLSFSHFGGKIPTQFGSLSHLKYLDLSWNRYMQGSIPRQLGNLSQLQHLDLSYNFFEGSIPSQLGNLSNLQKLYLGGSHYYDDAYGGALKIDDGDHWLSNLISLTHLSLVSISNLNTSHSFLQMIAKLPKLRELSLIHCSLSDQFILSHLDLSHNMFKGEDLKSFANICTLHSLYMPANHLTEDLPSILHNLSSGCVRHSLQDLDLSDNQITGSLPDLSVFSSLKSLFLDGNQLSGKIPEGISLPFHLEFLSISSNSLEGGIPKSFGNACALRSLDMSNNSLSEEFPMIIHHLSGCARYSLERLNLGKNQINGTLHDLSIFSSLRELYLDGNKLNGEIPKDIKFPPQLEELDLQSNSLKGVLTDYHFANMSKLDFLELSDNSLLALAFSPNWVPPFQLSYIGLRSCKLGPVFPKWWFWAKLTFQESILMNISHNNLHGIIPNFPLKNLYHSLILGSNQFDGPIPPFLRGSLFLDLSKNKFSDSRSFLCMDGTVENLYQLDLSNNHLSGKIPDCWSHFKSLSYLDLSHNNFSGRIPTSMGSLLRLQALLLRNNNLTDEIHFSLSSCTNLVMLDIAQNRLSGLIPAWVGSELQELQFLSLGRNNFHGSLPLQICYLSDIQLLDLSRNSMSGQIPKCIKFFTSMTQKTSSRDYQGHSYEVNTETYKIVKSYDLNALLTWKGSEQMFKNNVLLLLKSIDLSSNHFSGEIPLEIDNLFGLVSLNLSRNSLIGKIPSKIGKLTSLESLDLSRNQLIGSIPPSLTQIYGLGVLDLSHNHLTGKIPTSTQLQSFNASSYEDNLDLCGLPLEKLCIDKGLAQEPNVEVQEDEYSLFNREFYLSMTFGFVISFWVVFGSILFKLSWRHAYFKFLNNLSDNIYVKHLDLSINQFEGNIPSQIGNLSQLLHLDLSYNSSEGSIPSQLGNLSNLHKLYLGGSFYDDDGALKIDDGDHWLSNLISLTHLSFNSISNLNTSHSFLQMIAKLPKLRELSLSNCSLSDHFILPWRPSKFNFSSSLSVLDLYRNRFTSSMIHQWLSNVTSNLVELDLSHNLLEGSTSNHFGRVMNSLEHLDLSHNIFKGEDLKSFANICTLHSLCMPANHLTEDLPSILHNLSSGCVRHSLQDLDLSDNQITGSLPDLSVFSSLRSLVLDGNKLSGKIPEGICLPFHLEFLSIQSNTLEGGIPKSFGNACIT encoded by the exons ATGCCAACCATTAATCCAGTTGGTTTGAAATTCATGCAAGCCATAATAACatttatgatgatgatgttgcagGTTGTTTGTGCTGAAGAGGAAATAATGTGCATTGAGAGGGAGAGGGAAGCACTCCTCCAATTCAAGGATGCACTTGTGGATGACTATGGCATGCTCTCTTCTTGGACCACTTCTGATTGCTGCCAATGGCAAGGGATTCGCTGCACCAACCTCACCGCCCATGTTCTAATGCTCGACCTTCATGGAGATTTTAATGATGTCCAGCAACGTTATATGAGAGGAGAGATCCACAAGTCGTTGATGGAGTTGCAACAATTAAACTATTTAAACCTAAATTCGAATGATTTTCAAGGCAGAGGAATCCCAGAGTTTCTTGGTTCTCTCACCAACTTGAGATACCTTgatctttcattttctcattTTGGCGGAAAAATTCCAACTCAGTTTGGCTCTCTTTCTCATTTGAAATACTTAGATCTTTCTTGGAACCGTTATATGCAGGGTTCAATCCCACGTCAACTTGGAAATCTCTCCCAGTTGCAGCATCTTGATCTCAGCTACAATTTTTTTGAAGGAAGTATACCGTCCCAACTTGGGAACCTTTCAAATTTGCAGAAGCTTTATCTTGGAGGATCACATTATTATGATGATGCTTATGGTGGTGCTCTCAAAATTGACGATGGAGATCATTGGCTGTCTAATCTCATTTCCTTAACCCATCTTTCCTTGGTCTCAATATCTAATCTCAACACTTCTCATAGCTTCCTCCAAATGATTGCCAAGCTACCAAAACTTAGAGAACTGAGTTTAATTCATTGTAGCCTTTCCGATCAGTTTATCCTTTCT CATCTCGACCTCTCACATAATATGTTCAAGGGTGAGGATTTGAAATCCTTCGCGAATATATGCACCTTACATTCTTTATACATGCCAGCAAACCATTTGACTGAAGACCTTCCATCAATCCTTCATAATTTGTCTAGTGGTTGTGTTAGACACTCATTACAAGATTTGGATTTGTCAGATAATCAAATCACCGGCTCTTTACCTGACCTTTCAGTATTCTCATCTCTAAAATCATTGTTTCTTGATGGAAATCAATTAAGTGGAAAGATACCTGAAGGCATCAGCTTACCGTTTCATTTGGAATTTCTGTCAATCAGCTCAAACTCTTTAGAGG GTGGAATTCCAAAATCATTTGGAAATGCATGTGCTTTGCGCTCATTGGACATGTCTAATAATAGCTTGAGTGAAGAGTTTCCAATGATAATCCATCACTTGTCTGGATGTGCTAGATATTCATTGGAACGATTAAATCTAGGCAAGAATCAAATCAATGGCACACTACACGACCTCTCAATATTCTCATCTTTAAGAGAATTATATCTTGATGGAAACAAGCTAAATGGAGAGATTCctaaagatattaaatttcCACCTCAACTTGAGGAACTGGATTTGCAATCAAATTCCTTAAAGGGTGTGCTCACTGACTATCATTTCGCTAATATGTCTAAGTTAGACTTCTTGGAGTTATCTGACAACTCTTTATTGGCCTTGGCATTTAGTCCAAATTGGGTACCACCGTTTCAGTTGAGCTACATAGGATTGCGATCTTGCAAGCTAGGTCCAGTATTTCCCAAATGG TGGTTTTGGGCTAAATTAACATTTCAAGAATCCATTTTAATGAATATTTCACACAATAATCTCCATGGTATAATTCCAAATTTTCCACTAAAGAATCTTTACCATTCCCTAATTCTTGGATCAAATCAATTTGATGGCCCTATTCCACCATTTCTACGAGGTTCCCTGTTTCTTgatttatctaaaaataaattctcaGATTCTCGTTCCTTTTTATGTATGGATGGTACTGTTGAAAATTTATACCAATTAGACCTTTCAAATAATCATCTCTCTGGAAAAATTCCAGATTGTTGGAGCCATTTCAAGTCATTATCTTATTTGGACTTAAGTCACAATAATTTTTCAGGAAGGATACCTACATCCATGGGATCTCTTCTTCGTCTTCAAGCATTGCTATTGAGAAACAACAACTTAACAGATGAGATACATTTCTCCTTGAGTAGTTGCACAAATCTAGTAATGCTAGATATTGCACAAAACAGATTATCAGGGCTTATCCCTGCTTGGGTTGGGAGCGAATTACAAGAGTTGCAA TTTTTAAGTTTGGGAAGAAATAATTTTCATGGAAGTTTACCATTGCAAATTTGCTACCTAAGTGACATTCAACTCTTGGATCTCTCACGAAACAGCATGTCTGGGCAAATTCCTAAATGCATAAAATTTTTTACTTCAATGACTCAAAAGACATCTTCAAGAGATTATCAAGGTCATTCATATGAGGTCAATACTGAAACTTATAAGATCGTGAAATCATATGATTTGAATGCACTCTTGACGTGGAAAGGTTCAGAACAAATGTTCAAAAATAATGTGTTACTACTTCTAAAAAGCATTGATCTCTCGAGCAATCACTTCTCTGGAGAAATTCCACTGgaaatagataatttatttgGATTGGTTTCATTGAATTTATCAAGAAACAGTTTGATAGGGAAAATTCCTTCAAAGATTGGAAAGCTAACATCACTCGAATCTCTTGATTTGTCAAGAAACCAGTTGATTGGTTCAATTCCTCCGAGTCTTACTCAAATTTATGGACTCGGCGTGTTAGATTTGTCACATAACCATCTAACTGGAAAAATTCCAACCAGCACACAGTTACAGAGTTTCAATGCCTCGAGTTATGAAGATAATCTTGATCTTTGTGGACTGCCACTTGAGAAATTGTGTATTGATAAGGGGCTAGCACAAGAACCAAATGTTGAAGTTCAAGAGGATGaatattcacttttcaatcGTGAATTTTACTTGAGTATGACATTTGGATTTGTTATAAGCTTTTGGGTGGTGTTTGGCTCAATCTTATTCAAGCTTTCTTGGAGACATGCCTATTTCAAGTTCTTGAACAATCTATCAGACAATATTTATGTCAAG CATCTTGATCTCAGCATCAATCAATTTGAAGGAAATATACCCTCTCAAATTGGAAATCTCTCCCAGTTGCTGCATCTTGATCTCAGCTACAATTCTTCTGAAGGAAGTATACCGTCCCAACTTGGGAACCTTTCAAATTTGCACAAGCTTTATCTTGGAGGATCAttttatgatgatgatggtgcTCTCAAAATTGACGATGGAGATCATTGGCTGTCTAATCTCATTTCCTTAACCCATCTTTCCTTCAACTCCATATCTAATCTCAACACTTCTCATAGCTTCCTCCAAATGATTGCCAAGCTACCAAAACTTCGAGAACTGAGTTTAAGTAATTGTAGCCTTTCCGATCATTTTATCCTTCCATGGAGGCCCtcgaaattcaatttttctAGTTCCCTTTCCGTCCTTGATCTTTACAGGAACAGATTCACGTCATCAATGATACACCAGTGGCTGTCCAACGTCACTTCCAACCTTGTTGAGCTTGACCTTAGTCATAACCTCTTGGAGGGTTCCACATCAAACCATTTTGGCCGTGTAATGAATTCTCTTGAGCACCTCGACCTCTCACATAATATATTCAAGGGTGAGGATTTGAAATCCTTCGCGAATATATGCACCTTACATTCTTTATGCATGCCAGCAAACCATTTGACTGAAGACCTTCCATCAATCCTTCATAATTTGTCTAGTGGTTGTGTTAGACACTCATTACAAGATTTGGATTTGTCAGATAATCAAATCACTGGCTCTTTACCCGACCTTTCAGTATTCTCATCTCTAAGATCATTGGTTCTTGATGGAAATAAATTAAGTGGAAAGATACCCGAAGGCATCTGCTTACCGTTTCATTTGGAATTTTTGTCAATCCAATCAAATACTTTAGAAGGTGGAATTCCAAAATCATTTGGGAATGCATGTATTACATGA
- the LOC100819021 gene encoding leucine rich repeat N-terminal domain-containing protein precursor (The RefSeq protein has 5 substitutions compared to this genomic sequence) — MPTMNPVRFKYMQAIIIFMMLQVVVSAQDHIMCIETEREALLQFKAALLDPYGMLSSWTTSDCCQWQGIRCTNLTAHVLMLDLHGLNRSWRHAYFKFISNFSDAIYVMAAVKVFKLHHRG, encoded by the coding sequence GTTTGAAATTCATGGAAggcataataatattaatgatgttGCAGGTTGTTGTTTCTGCTCAAGACCATATTATGTGCATTGAGACTGAGAGGGAAGCACTCCTCCAATTCAAGGCTGCACTTCTGGATCCCTATGGCATGCTCTCTTCTTGGACCACTTCTGATTGCTGCCAATGGCAAGGGATTCGCTGCACCAACCTCACCGCCCATGTTCTAATGCTCGACCTTCACGGTTTGAATCGTTCTTGGAGACATGCTTATTTCAAGTTCATAAGCAATTTCTCAGATGCTATTTATGTCATGGCAGCCGTGAAAGTTTTCAAGTTGCATCACAGAGGATAG